In Salmo trutta chromosome 28, fSalTru1.1, whole genome shotgun sequence, one DNA window encodes the following:
- the LOC115166159 gene encoding proteasome subunit alpha type-7: protein MSYDRAITVFSPDGHLFQVEYAQEAVKKGSTAVGVRGKNVVVLGVEKKTVAKLQDDRTVRKICALDDNVFMAFAGLTADARIVVNRARVECQSHRLTVEDPVTVEYITRFISSIKQRYTQSNGRRPFGISSLIVGFDFDGTPHLYQTDPSGTYHAWKANAIGRSAKTVREFLEKNYKEEHMESDTNTIKLAIRALLEVVQSGGKNIELAIMKRDESMKILVQEEIEEYVTAIEKEKEEAEKQKKKT, encoded by the exons ATGAGCTACGATCGTGCAATCACAGTGTTCTCACCCGATGGCCACTTATTCCAGGTGGAATACGCACAGGAGGCGGTCAAAAAAGGTTCAACCGCT GTTGGAGTGCGAGGAAAAAACGTCGTTGTGCTAGGAGTGGAGAAGAAAACTGTCGCCAAGCTCCAAGATGACAGAACAGTGCGCAAAATCTGCGCCTTGGATGACAACGTCTTCATGGCCTTTGCAG GGTTGACAGCAGATGCCAGGATCGTTGTTAACAGGGCTCGGGTGGAGTGTCAGAGTCACAGGCTTACAGTAGAAGACCCTGTGACTGTGGAGTACATCACACGCTTCATCTCCAGCATCAAacag CGCTACACCCAAAGCAATGGGCGAAGGCCCTTTGGCATCTCCTCCCTCATTGTGGGGTTTGATTTCGATGGAACACCCCATCTGTACCAAACTGACCCTTCAGGAACATATCATGCCTGGAAG GCAAATGCCATTGGAAGATCTGCCAAGACTGTACGTGAGTTTCTAGAGAAGAACTATAAAGAGGAGCATATGGAGTCCGATACAAACACCATTAAACTGGCCATCAGAGCTCTACTTGAG GTTGTCCAGTCAGGGGGAAAGAACATTGAGTTGGCCATTATGAAGCGGGATGAATCAATGAAG ATTCTGGTCCAAGAGGAAATTGAGGAATACGTCACGGCTATTGAAAAGGAAAAGGAGGAAGCAGAGAAACAAAAGAAGAAAACATGA